The Egibacteraceae bacterium genome window below encodes:
- the murC gene encoding UDP-N-acetylmuramate--L-alanine ligase: protein MTTETLQPGRHVHLIGIGGAGMSPLAHILLERGHPVSGSDLRGGRACTALSAMGAAIAVGHAAHQVEGADLVAVSAAVPPDNPELVRAGELGLPVLRRTELLDALMVGRRRVLIAGTHGKTTTTAMTTVCLQMAGLDPSFAIGGTLAEAGTSAHHGTGAAFVAEADEAYGSFAWLTGDAVVVTNVELDHHDHYPDLQAVRRAFLHFLDRRPPASDGGRTGPVILCLDDPGSADLQGAVAGPVSTYGEHPDADLHITDVVLDPDESRFHLVDAGQDLGEFRLRLPGRHNVANAAGAAAAARWAGASPDAVRAALAAFGGAQRRFQRLGTAGGVTVIDDYGHHPTELLATLSAARQTAGTGRIVAVFQPHRYSRTAALGQELGAALVGADAALVTEVYAAGEAPVPGITGALVADAAAAAGVDVAFVPAGTDLADRVVALVSPGDVVVTLGAGDITELGPVLLRRLEGHRG from the coding sequence GATGAGCCCGCTGGCGCACATCCTGCTCGAGCGCGGCCACCCGGTCAGCGGCAGCGACCTGCGCGGCGGTCGGGCGTGCACCGCCCTGTCCGCCATGGGAGCCGCCATCGCCGTGGGCCACGCGGCGCACCAGGTCGAGGGCGCCGACCTGGTGGCGGTGTCGGCAGCGGTGCCCCCGGACAACCCCGAGCTGGTCAGGGCCGGGGAGCTCGGTCTGCCGGTGCTGCGCCGCACCGAGCTGCTCGACGCGTTGATGGTCGGCAGGCGACGGGTGCTGATCGCCGGCACGCACGGCAAGACGACGACCACGGCCATGACGACCGTGTGTCTGCAGATGGCCGGTCTGGACCCGTCGTTCGCCATCGGTGGGACACTGGCGGAAGCGGGGACGAGCGCGCATCACGGCACCGGTGCGGCCTTCGTGGCCGAGGCGGACGAGGCGTATGGCTCCTTTGCCTGGCTCACGGGGGACGCCGTGGTCGTCACCAACGTCGAGCTCGACCACCACGACCACTACCCCGACCTGCAGGCCGTGCGACGGGCGTTCCTGCACTTCCTCGACCGCCGCCCTCCGGCCTCCGACGGCGGCCGCACCGGTCCGGTGATCCTCTGCCTGGACGACCCGGGCTCGGCAGACCTGCAGGGCGCGGTCGCCGGTCCGGTCTCGACCTACGGCGAGCACCCCGACGCGGACCTGCACATCACCGACGTGGTCCTGGATCCAGACGAGTCGCGCTTCCACCTCGTCGATGCGGGCCAGGACCTCGGCGAGTTCCGCCTGCGCCTGCCCGGCCGGCACAACGTCGCCAATGCCGCGGGCGCCGCCGCAGCGGCGCGTTGGGCGGGAGCCTCCCCCGATGCCGTCCGCGCCGCGCTCGCGGCGTTCGGGGGCGCGCAACGGCGCTTCCAGCGGCTGGGGACGGCCGGGGGCGTCACGGTCATCGACGACTACGGCCACCACCCGACCGAGCTGCTCGCCACGCTCTCGGCCGCACGGCAGACCGCGGGCACGGGACGGATCGTGGCCGTCTTCCAACCGCACCGGTACTCGCGGACGGCGGCCCTCGGCCAGGAGCTCGGCGCGGCCCTGGTCGGTGCCGACGCGGCCCTGGTCACCGAGGTCTACGCCGCCGGGGAGGCGCCGGTTCCCGGGATCACCGGTGCCCTGGTGGCGGACGCTGCCGCCGCCGCCGGTGTCGATGTCGCATTCGTGCCGGCCGGCACGGACCTCGCAGACCGGGTGGTCGCACTGGTGTCCCCCGGCGACGTGGTCGTCACCCTCGGCGCAGGCGACATCACCGAGCTCGGCCCCGTGCTCCTCCGCCGCCTGGAGGGCCACCGTGGCTGA